The Hymenobacter sp. GOD-10R genome includes a window with the following:
- a CDS encoding cupin-like domain-containing protein — protein sequence MSTLTAQKQSAYSHLTSIDKRSNLSHRELMAEYIEPGIPVVLTDVARKWGAMGKFTPSFFKKNYGHLTKEIKGKSYTIAEVVDRILVSSPSSPAPYPCNLNIERYFPELMEELKPEIVFGKSDRIKHPLLPKLMLRGTEVYEIFLGGNGASFPYLHVDALFLHTQITQLYGAKDFILYSPDQVEYMYPKEENKKVSQIDIFNPDYEKFPLFKKAKPIRVTVEEGETILFPTKWWHTTQIHEPSVSVGRVHLNTLNWADFTQDNYDLRKKNHPAVALATLAYGKILGRIIDMQERMSMPA from the coding sequence ATGTCTACCCTAACGGCGCAGAAACAGTCTGCTTATTCCCACTTGACTTCTATTGACAAGCGCAGCAATCTCTCGCACCGGGAGCTGATGGCGGAATATATTGAGCCCGGCATTCCGGTGGTGCTAACCGATGTTGCCCGGAAATGGGGTGCCATGGGGAAATTCACTCCATCGTTTTTCAAAAAGAACTACGGCCACCTCACAAAAGAGATAAAAGGCAAGTCGTACACAATAGCAGAGGTCGTAGACCGCATCCTGGTTTCTAGCCCTTCCAGCCCAGCGCCCTACCCCTGTAACTTGAATATCGAGCGGTATTTTCCGGAGTTGATGGAGGAGCTAAAGCCCGAGATTGTCTTTGGAAAGTCAGACCGGATCAAACATCCGCTGCTGCCGAAGCTCATGCTACGTGGCACTGAAGTGTATGAAATCTTCTTGGGCGGCAACGGAGCTAGCTTTCCGTATTTGCACGTAGATGCGCTATTTCTGCACACGCAAATAACCCAGCTCTACGGCGCCAAAGATTTTATCCTGTACTCACCGGATCAAGTAGAGTACATGTACCCAAAGGAAGAAAACAAAAAGGTGTCCCAGATAGACATCTTTAATCCTGACTACGAAAAGTTTCCGCTTTTCAAAAAAGCAAAGCCAATACGGGTTACCGTGGAGGAAGGCGAAACGATTCTGTTTCCAACGAAGTGGTGGCATACGACCCAAATTCACGAACCTAGCGTATCAGTAGGCCGGGTGCACTTGAACACCTTGAATTGGGCGGATTTCACGCAGGACAACTACGACTTACGTAAAAAGAACCACCCTGCTGTAGCCCTAGCTACACTAGCTTACGGCAAAATTCTAGGTCGCATAATCGATATGCAAGAGAGAATGAGCATGCCTGCTTAG
- a CDS encoding hydroxymethylglutaryl-CoA lyase: MKLIECPRDAMQGLPEFIPTAKKTAYLNALLRVGFDTLDFGSFVSPKAIPQLRDTAEVLAGLDLSATRTQLLAIVANLRGAQTAAEFPDIRYLGFPLSVSETFQLRNTNKTMAEAMAELGEIQNVCVQRGKTLITYLSMGFGNPYGDPWSPEVVAEFTHALAAMEVRIVALSDTVGVSSPELITPLFRQLIPAFPQVEFGAHLHTTPATWREKVEAAYEAGCRRFDGAIGGIGGCPMATDTLTGNMPTEQLVAYFAEQGVALGIDEAAFAEARNAASKVFHLAQTP; this comes from the coding sequence ATGAAGCTCATCGAATGCCCCCGCGATGCCATGCAGGGCTTGCCGGAGTTCATCCCGACAGCCAAAAAAACGGCGTACCTCAATGCCTTGCTGCGCGTCGGTTTCGATACGCTCGACTTTGGGAGCTTTGTGTCGCCCAAAGCCATACCCCAATTGCGCGACACGGCGGAAGTGCTAGCCGGCCTCGATTTGAGCGCCACGCGCACGCAGCTACTGGCCATCGTCGCGAACCTGCGAGGCGCCCAAACGGCGGCTGAATTCCCTGACATTCGTTACCTAGGTTTTCCGTTGTCCGTCTCCGAGACTTTCCAGCTTCGTAATACCAACAAGACGATGGCAGAGGCTATGGCAGAGCTAGGCGAGATCCAGAATGTGTGTGTACAACGCGGCAAAACGCTGATTACGTACTTGTCAATGGGATTTGGTAACCCTTACGGTGACCCCTGGAGCCCGGAGGTAGTGGCTGAGTTCACCCACGCCCTAGCCGCCATGGAGGTGCGCATCGTGGCCTTATCAGATACAGTTGGCGTTTCCTCGCCCGAGTTGATTACCCCCTTGTTCCGCCAACTCATTCCTGCTTTTCCACAAGTGGAGTTTGGCGCGCACTTGCATACTACACCTGCTACGTGGCGCGAAAAGGTGGAAGCGGCCTATGAGGCGGGTTGCCGGCGCTTCGACGGCGCTATCGGCGGCATCGGGGGCTGCCCAATGGCCACGGATACGCTAACCGGCAACATGCCAACGGAGCAGTTGGTGGCCTACTTTGCGGAGCAAGGCGTAGCTTTGGGGATAGATGAAGCAGCTTTTGCCGAAGCGCGCAACGCGGCTAGCAAAGTGTTTCATCTGGCACAAACGCCCTGA
- a CDS encoding (Fe-S)-binding protein, with protein MPAVDLFIPCFVDQLFPQTAMNMVKVLEAVGCEVYYNGNQTCCGQPAYNAGYKAESCQVATKFLNDFPNEPGRYIVSPSASCVGMVRGAYAELFEGTKDQSRYFGVQRRIFEMTEFLVDVLGVKRIEGAQLTGKYTYHDSCAALRECGIKEAPRTLLDSVQGLERLEMQENETCCGFGGTFAVKFEAISVAMAEQKVEHALATGAEYLVSTDTSCLMHLDAYIRRYDKPIRTLHVADVLASGW; from the coding sequence ATGCCTGCCGTTGACCTCTTTATTCCTTGCTTTGTAGACCAGCTCTTTCCGCAAACAGCCATGAATATGGTGAAAGTGCTGGAGGCAGTAGGCTGCGAAGTGTACTACAACGGCAACCAAACGTGCTGTGGACAGCCCGCCTACAACGCCGGCTACAAAGCGGAAAGCTGCCAGGTAGCCACCAAGTTTCTCAACGACTTTCCGAACGAGCCCGGCCGTTACATTGTGAGCCCATCGGCCTCGTGCGTAGGCATGGTGCGTGGAGCGTATGCCGAGCTGTTTGAAGGCACCAAAGACCAAAGCCGCTACTTCGGCGTGCAGCGGCGCATTTTCGAAATGACGGAATTCCTAGTAGATGTATTAGGAGTGAAGCGGATTGAAGGGGCACAGCTGACGGGCAAGTACACCTATCATGACTCGTGTGCTGCGCTGCGCGAGTGTGGCATCAAGGAAGCGCCTCGTACCTTGCTCGATAGTGTGCAAGGACTAGAGCGCCTGGAAATGCAAGAGAATGAAACGTGCTGCGGCTTTGGTGGCACTTTCGCCGTGAAATTCGAGGCTATTTCCGTCGCCATGGCCGAGCAAAAGGTCGAGCATGCGCTAGCTACCGGTGCCGAATACCTCGTGAGCACCGACACAAGTTGCCTTATGCACCTCGATGCCTACATCCGCCGCTATGATAAACCTATCCGCACGCTGCACGTTGCCGACGTGCTAGCGAGCGGTTGGTAG